Proteins from a single region of Pseudomonadota bacterium:
- a CDS encoding zincin-like metallopeptidase domain-containing protein, with protein MSVYEIITDRIIAALEKGVVPWKKPFTTGLPQNLVSKKEYRGINTLLLQCAPYSAPYWLTFKQAGQLNGSVKKGEKGYPVILWKFTDFVTKNTNENETELTAGAFSTKITGSASKGSKRYPLLRYYTVFNVEQCEEITYPTPQSIVADIVECENLVRKTGCTIKDGTEAYYTPATDTVTIPKKEYFRNMESYCSVIYHELVHWTGHRSRLNREGVQRVNFGSEVYSKEELIAEMGAAFLCAHTGIENNATIENSSSYISSWLRKLHEDKKMVIFAAAQAQKAAEFIINGGNNESQED; from the coding sequence ATGTCCGTATACGAAATCATCACAGACAGGATTATTGCCGCCCTCGAAAAAGGCGTTGTTCCTTGGAAGAAGCCATTTACGACAGGATTGCCGCAGAATCTTGTCTCAAAAAAAGAGTACAGAGGGATCAACACTTTATTGTTGCAGTGTGCACCTTATTCAGCCCCTTATTGGCTGACCTTCAAGCAGGCGGGGCAGCTAAATGGAAGCGTAAAAAAAGGCGAAAAAGGGTATCCGGTTATCTTATGGAAGTTCACCGACTTCGTTACCAAGAACACCAATGAGAATGAGACAGAATTAACGGCGGGAGCATTTTCAACGAAGATTACAGGTTCCGCTTCAAAAGGTTCCAAGAGATACCCGTTATTGCGCTACTACACAGTATTTAACGTAGAACAGTGCGAGGAAATAACGTACCCGACACCGCAAAGCATCGTTGCAGATATCGTTGAATGCGAAAACCTTGTCAGAAAGACGGGGTGCACCATAAAGGACGGTACGGAGGCGTACTATACGCCTGCTACAGATACCGTCACAATACCCAAAAAAGAATACTTTCGTAACATGGAGTCTTACTGTTCCGTGATATATCACGAATTGGTTCACTGGACAGGTCATCGGTCGAGGCTCAACAGGGAGGGGGTGCAGAGGGTAAACTTCGGTAGCGAAGTGTACAGCAAAGAAGAGTTGATAGCAGAAATGGGCGCTGCATTTTTGTGCGCTCATACCGGGATTGAAAACAATGCTACTATCGAAAATTCATCGTCCTACATCAGCTCATGGCTTCGCAAGCTCCATGAGGACAAAAAGATGGTCATTTTCGCTGCCGCACAGGCGCAGAAGGCGGCGGAGTTCATCATCAACGGGGGTAACAATGAAAGTCAGGAAGATTAA
- a CDS encoding helix-turn-helix domain-containing protein: MGTLDDINPRWLSVKLACAYSSMSKNTIKKYLITGEIAGSKKGGKWYVDKNSIDAFFQEDTARAHEIADKILSRMK, translated from the coding sequence ATGGGTACGCTTGATGACATAAATCCCCGTTGGCTATCGGTAAAACTCGCCTGTGCTTATTCGTCGATGTCAAAAAACACAATAAAGAAATATCTTATCACGGGCGAGATAGCCGGGAGCAAAAAAGGTGGTAAATGGTATGTTGATAAAAATTCTATTGATGCGTTCTTTCAGGAGGACACGGCGCGGGCGCACGAAATAGCAGATAAGATTTTATCGAGGATGAAATAA
- a CDS encoding tyrosine-type recombinase/integrase produces MTDKLLFFKIDTMRLFKRANGIYYVELKHNQKQSLHTKDKSIAQTAFNRLKRGVLSGKLTELSSKGSTITLEQFKKDYIKIVSSTKEASSERSDDLSFRKFIDNVGNKALRNITSKDISTFHSDVLASGASKSTVNTYIRRLKAAFNKAVDWKYLSENPYLKHKQYKEDEKIPRYLEIKEVAVLFKAITDPDFSTMVYTYILTGCRRAELVRLRWEHIKEDYIIIVKTKTHAERTVTISEELKAILKPIKRNIGFVFPRWRSPDAISRKFHGYVKDAKIPNIRLHDLRHTTASYLAMSGETLDNIANILGHSDKRTTKIYAHLSPAYQKKAMDKIGPALGLSRKILRSIK; encoded by the coding sequence TTGACAGATAAATTGTTATTTTTTAAGATCGACACCATGAGGTTATTTAAACGTGCTAACGGTATTTATTACGTAGAGTTAAAGCACAACCAAAAACAATCTCTCCATACTAAAGACAAAAGTATCGCTCAGACCGCTTTCAACAGGCTAAAGCGTGGTGTGCTTTCGGGAAAGCTAACAGAACTTAGCAGTAAGGGCAGCACGATTACCCTTGAACAATTCAAAAAAGATTACATTAAGATTGTGAGCTCAACAAAAGAAGCATCCTCAGAACGATCCGACGACCTTTCTTTTAGAAAATTCATCGACAATGTAGGCAATAAAGCATTGAGAAATATTACCAGCAAAGACATTTCTACATTTCATTCCGACGTGTTAGCATCGGGCGCGAGTAAATCAACGGTGAACACCTATATTAGAAGGCTAAAGGCAGCCTTTAACAAAGCCGTAGATTGGAAATACCTATCAGAAAACCCTTATTTAAAGCACAAACAATACAAGGAAGATGAAAAAATACCCCGTTACCTGGAAATAAAAGAAGTGGCTGTTTTATTCAAGGCAATTACCGATCCTGACTTTAGCACTATGGTTTATACATACATTCTTACCGGATGCAGGCGTGCGGAGCTTGTCAGGCTTAGATGGGAGCATATCAAAGAAGATTATATTATCATTGTCAAGACGAAGACCCACGCAGAGCGGACCGTAACGATTTCGGAAGAATTAAAGGCTATCCTAAAGCCGATAAAACGCAATATAGGTTTTGTTTTCCCCAGGTGGAGATCGCCAGACGCCATATCAAGAAAGTTTCACGGGTATGTTAAAGATGCAAAGATACCGAATATTAGATTGCACGACCTCAGACATACGACAGCCAGTTATCTTGCGATGTCAGGCGAAACCCTTGACAACATTGCTAACATCCTCGGCCATTCCGACAAAAGAACAACAAAAATATATGCCCACTTGTCCCCGGCGTATCAGAAAAAAGCAATGGACAAAATAGGTCCAGCGCTCGGTCTTTCCAGAAAAATATTGCGTTCTATTAAGTAA
- a CDS encoding DUF192 domain-containing protein encodes MVDHIRFFLLPVLFITLFGYFYPYHVYAKDKTVTFYGDDEKKLCSFKVELASTPQEHEKGLMFRKSLGQNAGMLFIFSGDEIRFFWMRNTFISLDMVFIDSRFMVADIYRFAKPHDETTIASKAPARYVLEINGGTADRCNLKVGTKVGFTGFLTR; translated from the coding sequence ATGGTTGATCACATTCGTTTTTTTTTATTACCCGTACTGTTCATTACACTCTTTGGATATTTTTATCCATATCATGTTTATGCGAAAGACAAAACTGTAACTTTTTATGGAGATGATGAGAAAAAGCTATGCAGTTTTAAGGTTGAGCTTGCGTCGACACCTCAGGAGCACGAGAAGGGGCTCATGTTCAGAAAGTCGCTCGGTCAAAATGCCGGGATGCTTTTCATATTCAGCGGTGATGAAATAAGGTTTTTCTGGATGAGAAATACTTTTATCTCCCTCGATATGGTTTTTATAGATTCAAGATTTATGGTTGCCGACATTTACCGTTTTGCAAAACCACATGACGAAACCACTATTGCTTCAAAAGCCCCGGCCAGATATGTCCTTGAAATCAATGGAGGAACAGCGGACCGTTGTAATCTGAAGGTTGGCACGAAAGTTGGTTTTACAGGCTTTTTAACCCGTTAA
- a CDS encoding DedA family protein: MEWIKYIIDFVIHIDLHLGALIKDYGLWTYLILFLIIFCETGLVVTPILPGDSLLFAAGTFAALGSLDIAWLFVLLSLAAIAGDTVNYWIGSFVGPKIFQKEKIRFLNKEHLERTHRFYEKYGGKTIVIARFMPIIRTFAPFVAGIGSMTYWKFISYNVIGGVAWIALCMFAGYYFGNLTFVKKNFSFVILAIVIISILPGVIEFLRHKYRKNG, encoded by the coding sequence ATGGAATGGATAAAATATATTATTGATTTTGTAATCCATATTGACTTGCATCTTGGCGCTCTTATTAAGGATTATGGACTCTGGACCTATCTGATTCTTTTTCTCATCATTTTTTGTGAAACAGGTCTTGTGGTAACACCGATTCTTCCAGGGGACTCATTGTTGTTTGCAGCAGGCACATTTGCTGCATTAGGGTCTTTAGATATTGCCTGGCTGTTTGTGCTCCTTTCATTAGCTGCCATAGCAGGCGATACCGTTAATTACTGGATCGGGAGTTTTGTGGGGCCAAAGATTTTCCAAAAAGAAAAGATACGCTTTCTCAATAAAGAACACCTCGAACGTACGCATCGGTTTTATGAAAAATATGGCGGAAAAACCATTGTTATCGCACGTTTTATGCCTATCATCAGAACCTTTGCTCCTTTTGTTGCGGGGATTGGAAGCATGACCTACTGGAAGTTTATCAGTTATAACGTAATAGGCGGTGTTGCCTGGATAGCGCTCTGTATGTTTGCCGGTTATTATTTTGGCAATCTGACCTTTGTAAAAAAGAACTTTTCCTTTGTTATCCTCGCAATCGTTATTATTTCAATTTTGCCTGGTGTTATTGAATTTTTGCGGCATAAATATAGAAAAAATGGTTGA
- the htpX gene encoding zinc metalloprotease HtpX: MNQAKTFFLMVFLTIIFVALGSMIGGQTGAYIAFMIALIMNVVSYWFCDKIVLAMYSAKPVSEKEAPQLYSIVNNLSQKASIPMPRVYVIENESPNAFATGRNPSNGVVAVTTGILRILNRDELEGVIAHEMSHIKHRDILIQTVAATLAGAITMIANWARFAAFFGGGSSDDEDGRGNIFSVIIFSIFAAFAAMLIQLAISRSREYLADEGGARLSGNPLHLSGALKKLSAGVALTPMNNANPSTAPLFIVNPFTAKGVLALFSTHPPMEERIKRLEEMAYRR; the protein is encoded by the coding sequence ATGAATCAAGCAAAAACATTTTTTCTGATGGTTTTTTTAACAATTATTTTTGTTGCCCTGGGAAGCATGATAGGTGGTCAGACAGGCGCTTATATTGCCTTTATGATAGCCCTGATAATGAATGTTGTTAGCTACTGGTTCTGTGACAAGATCGTCCTGGCCATGTACAGTGCAAAGCCGGTTTCAGAGAAAGAAGCGCCACAACTTTACAGTATCGTCAATAATCTTTCCCAGAAGGCATCCATTCCAATGCCGAGGGTTTACGTAATAGAAAATGAGAGTCCGAATGCTTTCGCAACAGGAAGAAATCCATCGAATGGCGTGGTTGCCGTAACAACCGGGATTTTACGCATATTAAACAGGGATGAGCTTGAAGGCGTGATCGCCCATGAAATGTCCCACATAAAACACAGGGATATTCTCATCCAGACTGTTGCAGCGACACTTGCCGGGGCTATTACCATGATTGCCAATTGGGCAAGATTTGCAGCTTTCTTTGGCGGAGGCAGCAGTGATGACGAAGATGGCAGAGGCAATATCTTTAGTGTCATTATCTTCTCTATTTTTGCCGCCTTCGCAGCAATGCTCATACAACTCGCTATTTCCAGGTCCAGGGAATATCTTGCAGATGAAGGGGGAGCAAGGCTTTCGGGAAATCCTTTGCACTTATCGGGTGCACTAAAAAAATTAAGTGCTGGAGTTGCACTCACTCCTATGAACAATGCAAATCCTTCAACTGCACCGCTCTTCATTGTGAATCCATTTACTGCAAAAGGAGTTCTTGCCCTTTTCAGCACCCACCCTCCAATGGAAGAAAGGATAAAAAGATTGGAGGAGATGGCTTATAGAAGATAG
- the rsmB gene encoding 16S rRNA (cytosine(967)-C(5))-methyltransferase RsmB — translation MTIQIVKKVEEGYFLDEVINSFFSRYTLSDAQKSLIYEISSGVIRWKGFLNWVISRLVKKNVKQEIRYLLWASIYQISFMKKGDYHIVNETVDYAKKEYGTYVAGFINAVLRKFIRESDEFSKIRDAGYPLTGVEIRDLPLAYSFPEWLTKRWLERYGKENAVRLFEFLNKTPEFSIRVDINRMSRDEAAEELEGKGIKTRKGPYSEYALYVDRLMPVFKTTLFKKGLIRIQDEASQLVGLSIQPEKGDIILDACAGLGTKTLHIQERSHDAFIFAMDNEFKRLQSISRDTDRLLGDALHNPFKKESIDIILIDAPCSSLGIIRKHPEIKWRRNEKDIVDFGNYQLELLDSLWDNLKTNGHMVYSVCSFEPEETLQVIERFKNKRSFVLENPLPFLFNREYFLSLPYETEMDGFFIARLKKI, via the coding sequence CTGACAATCCAGATAGTTAAGAAGGTCGAAGAAGGCTACTTTCTCGATGAAGTCATTAATAGCTTTTTTTCACGCTATACCCTTTCTGATGCTCAAAAATCATTAATTTACGAGATATCTTCCGGTGTAATACGCTGGAAGGGTTTCCTCAATTGGGTAATATCCCGGCTTGTCAAAAAAAATGTGAAACAGGAGATCAGGTATCTTCTCTGGGCAAGCATCTACCAGATTTCTTTTATGAAAAAAGGAGACTATCACATTGTCAACGAAACTGTCGACTATGCCAAGAAAGAATACGGCACTTACGTGGCTGGTTTTATCAATGCCGTCTTACGAAAATTCATCCGTGAATCAGATGAATTTTCGAAAATTCGAGATGCCGGGTACCCGCTTACGGGTGTTGAGATTCGAGATTTGCCTTTAGCATATTCTTTCCCAGAATGGCTCACAAAAAGATGGCTTGAACGATACGGAAAGGAAAATGCAGTAAGACTTTTCGAGTTCCTGAATAAGACGCCTGAATTCTCCATAAGAGTAGACATCAACCGGATGAGCAGGGATGAAGCGGCAGAAGAGCTTGAAGGCAAAGGTATCAAAACAAGAAAAGGTCCTTATTCGGAATATGCCCTCTATGTAGACAGGCTCATGCCGGTATTTAAAACTACCCTTTTTAAAAAAGGTTTGATCCGCATTCAGGACGAGGCATCCCAGCTTGTGGGTCTGTCAATTCAGCCGGAAAAAGGAGATATAATTTTAGACGCATGCGCAGGATTAGGCACAAAAACCCTGCACATACAGGAACGCTCACACGACGCCTTTATTTTTGCTATGGATAACGAATTCAAAAGGTTGCAATCTATAAGTAGAGACACCGATCGCCTGCTGGGAGATGCGCTCCACAACCCTTTTAAAAAAGAAAGCATTGACATTATTCTCATTGATGCACCATGTTCGTCACTTGGTATTATAAGAAAACACCCCGAAATAAAATGGCGCAGGAATGAGAAAGATATTGTTGATTTCGGAAATTATCAGCTCGAATTACTCGACTCACTATGGGATAATCTGAAAACCAATGGACATATGGTATATAGCGTCTGTTCATTTGAGCCGGAAGAGACCCTTCAGGTAATAGAAAGGTTTAAAAACAAAAGATCATTTGTGCTTGAAAATCCACTCCCTTTTCTGTTTAATAGAGAATATTTTTTATCTCTCCCTTATGAAACAGAGATGGATGGATTTTTCATCGCAAGATTAAAAAAGATATGA
- a CDS encoding PASTA domain-containing protein, whose amino-acid sequence MSWFKAFLYILIFIFVFSFSAYLTINILLKMQINVICPDIRGETVEDAKRLVENKGLSLSISRYERRNDVPYNHITVQRPEANISTRLGRTVMVIVSEGPELISLPTLEGKSLADAEGILKEKNIEIAKIIRVPHPKAGKVVAQTPKGGKDVIKGKGVTLFVGVEENQYFLMPDYKDMTPRDLVEGMAGKNIKYKVNYVLEGHNSTKMAITTSAPPKMIFKNDGEIEIKVLSGG is encoded by the coding sequence ATGAGCTGGTTTAAGGCCTTTTTATACATATTGATATTCATATTCGTCTTTTCCTTTTCTGCGTATCTCACCATTAATATCTTACTGAAAATGCAGATCAATGTAATATGCCCGGATATCAGGGGGGAAACCGTTGAAGATGCAAAGCGCTTAGTGGAAAACAAGGGGTTATCATTGAGCATATCGAGATACGAAAGACGGAATGATGTTCCATATAATCATATTACGGTTCAGAGGCCTGAAGCAAACATCTCTACCCGGCTGGGCAGGACAGTGATGGTTATCGTCTCGGAAGGCCCTGAGCTTATATCGCTCCCGACCCTTGAAGGTAAATCCCTTGCAGACGCTGAGGGCATCTTGAAGGAAAAGAATATTGAAATAGCAAAGATAATACGTGTCCCCCATCCAAAAGCAGGAAAGGTTGTTGCACAGACACCCAAAGGCGGAAAGGATGTTATTAAGGGAAAAGGTGTCACGCTCTTTGTTGGAGTCGAAGAGAATCAGTATTTTTTAATGCCTGACTATAAAGATATGACACCCCGTGATTTAGTTGAAGGGATGGCTGGCAAAAACATAAAATACAAGGTTAATTATGTATTGGAGGGACATAATTCAACAAAAATGGCCATAACAACATCAGCACCCCCAAAAATGATATTCAAAAATGATGGCGAAATAGAAATAAAGGTCTTATCCGGAGGATAA
- the rpe gene encoding ribulose-phosphate 3-epimerase has product MNKTKIAPSILSCNFLTLEKEIKAVEKAGADLIHIDVMDGHFVPNITIGPLFVEHIRKITSKILDVHLMIENPAMFVEDFIKAGADIVTVHVETDNHILKTIDIIKSNGKKAGITLNPATPLNSIEYAIKDADLLLIMTVNPGFGGQGYISSMDGKIRKAKRMIEETGRHVDLQVDGGIKASNVKKVVDAGADILVMGTEIFHSKDYIKKIQEIRNILGE; this is encoded by the coding sequence ATGAACAAAACAAAAATAGCCCCTTCAATTCTGTCATGTAACTTTTTAACACTTGAGAAAGAGATTAAGGCTGTAGAAAAGGCAGGAGCAGATCTCATACATATAGACGTTATGGATGGGCACTTCGTTCCCAATATCACCATCGGTCCTCTTTTTGTTGAGCATATCAGGAAAATTACTTCGAAAATTCTCGATGTCCACCTCATGATAGAGAACCCTGCCATGTTCGTTGAAGATTTTATCAAAGCAGGGGCCGATATTGTTACCGTTCATGTGGAAACAGATAATCATATCCTGAAAACCATAGATATTATAAAATCGAACGGCAAAAAGGCGGGGATAACGCTAAACCCTGCCACTCCACTTAACAGCATCGAATATGCGATAAAGGATGCTGATCTCCTTTTAATCATGACAGTAAACCCTGGTTTTGGTGGCCAGGGATATATATCCTCCATGGATGGAAAGATCAGAAAGGCAAAAAGGATGATAGAAGAAACAGGTAGACATGTTGACCTTCAGGTAGATGGCGGAATTAAAGCATCTAATGTAAAGAAGGTTGTCGATGCAGGTGCAGATATACTGGTAATGGGTACGGAAATTTTTCACAGTAAGGACTACATAAAGAAAATTCAGGAAATAAGAAACATTCTGGGAGAATAA
- a CDS encoding DUF3786 domain-containing protein — MNAGLTYRNNQKAYTVSVPFFDETININIPGFSFKSSKNTNITLVTRIIILHYMNTSSGEPLSGEKITYEDIPGLRGYQPVFEKRAAKPLLSAFGLDKHAFLEAGLGLGGTEEDYGDTSFTLYVFPKVPITFILWEGDEEFAPALKMLFDSSILHYLPLEDITVITKLASTRIIKEARIKFSALAYCLLYILIAFSFPS, encoded by the coding sequence ATAAACGCCGGACTAACGTACAGGAACAATCAAAAGGCATATACTGTTTCGGTACCGTTTTTCGATGAGACAATAAACATCAATATCCCGGGCTTCTCATTCAAGAGTTCAAAGAATACCAATATTACACTTGTGACAAGGATCATAATCCTTCACTATATGAACACCTCATCTGGCGAACCCCTGAGTGGCGAAAAGATTACCTATGAAGACATACCGGGGTTGAGGGGCTATCAGCCTGTTTTTGAGAAAAGGGCTGCAAAACCACTTTTGTCCGCCTTTGGGTTAGATAAACATGCCTTTCTTGAAGCGGGTCTGGGACTTGGCGGAACAGAAGAGGATTACGGTGATACATCCTTCACCCTTTATGTATTTCCGAAAGTTCCCATCACCTTTATTTTGTGGGAAGGAGATGAAGAGTTTGCCCCTGCTTTAAAAATGCTTTTTGATTCCTCAATCCTCCATTACCTGCCCCTTGAGGATATCACAGTCATCACAAAACTGGCATCAACAAGGATTATAAAAGAGGCAAGAATCAAGTTCTCAGCATTGGCTTACTGCCTGTTGTACATACTCATCGCCTTTTCTTTTCCTTCATAG
- the pth gene encoding aminoacyl-tRNA hydrolase — translation MFSFLLCGLGNKGFEYSYTRHNIGYLVIDRYSEKFNIPLTKKRYGCKTGAQDNVLLAKPDTYMNLSGTPVSSLIRNMNIPLENFILIHDDLDMDFGRIKIKWNGGHGGHKGVGSVIGALQSNLFHRVKIGIGRNPSMTPEDYVLSRFQKEDAETLRESLDSVAEALHVFIYEGKEKAMSMYNRQ, via the coding sequence ATATTTTCGTTTCTATTATGCGGTCTCGGGAACAAGGGTTTTGAATATTCGTACACAAGACATAATATCGGCTATCTTGTTATAGACAGATATTCGGAAAAATTCAATATTCCCCTGACAAAAAAGAGATATGGATGTAAGACGGGTGCCCAGGATAATGTCCTTCTTGCAAAACCCGATACATATATGAACCTTTCGGGTACTCCTGTATCTTCTCTTATCAGGAATATGAATATACCACTGGAGAATTTTATCCTCATCCATGACGATCTTGATATGGATTTCGGGCGTATCAAAATAAAATGGAATGGAGGCCATGGCGGACATAAGGGGGTAGGGTCGGTTATCGGCGCACTTCAGTCCAATCTGTTCCACAGGGTTAAAATAGGTATCGGCAGGAATCCCTCTATGACCCCTGAAGATTATGTTCTTTCAAGATTTCAGAAAGAGGATGCAGAGACACTTCGCGAATCTCTCGATAGTGTAGCAGAAGCACTCCATGTATTTATCTATGAAGGAAAAGAAAAGGCGATGAGTATGTACAACAGGCAGTAA
- a CDS encoding 50S ribosomal protein L25, which yields MEDILIKAEIRKGKGKSKAKSTREKGGIPCVLYGRGLESLGITISLKDWERLRKNIKRNTILKMELRNEGGVEEKPVMIKDIQRGILKDEVLHIDFLQVSMERKIEVEIPIHLTGEAIGVKNSGIVELHLRTIMVECLPSMIPEKIDLDVTNLDIGDSIHANEISIPGVKILEHMDVAIVTIIPPSGGEEKAVTAEAVEVEKKEE from the coding sequence ATGGAAGATATTTTAATTAAAGCAGAGATTAGAAAAGGTAAAGGGAAATCCAAAGCAAAGAGTACAAGAGAGAAAGGCGGAATCCCCTGTGTTTTGTACGGGAGGGGTTTGGAGTCATTAGGGATTACTATTTCTCTGAAAGACTGGGAAAGATTACGCAAAAACATTAAGAGAAATACAATCTTGAAGATGGAATTGCGCAATGAAGGTGGCGTAGAAGAAAAACCTGTCATGATAAAAGATATACAGAGAGGAATCCTGAAGGATGAAGTTCTCCATATAGATTTCCTGCAGGTATCAATGGAAAGAAAAATTGAGGTGGAAATACCGATACACCTTACAGGCGAAGCGATCGGGGTGAAAAATAGCGGTATCGTAGAGTTGCACCTCCGAACGATCATGGTTGAATGTCTCCCATCGATGATACCGGAAAAAATTGATTTAGATGTGACGAACCTTGATATAGGTGACTCCATCCATGCAAATGAAATTTCAATACCCGGTGTAAAGATTCTTGAGCATATGGATGTTGCAATTGTTACCATAATTCCGCCATCAGGTGGTGAGGAAAAGGCTGTAACGGCAGAAGCGGTAGAGGTTGAAAAGAAGGAGGAATAA
- a CDS encoding ribose-phosphate pyrophosphokinase, which yields MDKLRIFTGNANRELTEKICKFLKIELGKAKVGKFSDGEIQVEIEESVRGMDTFLVQPTCPPVSHNLMEVLIMLDALKRASAARITVVMPYYGYARQDRKVFPRTSISARLVANLITMAGASRILAMDLHAGQIQGFFDIPVDHLYALPVQLEYLNKIEGEFVIVSPDAGGVERARELGKRMNSSLAIIDKRREKANVSKVMHIIGNVENKVAIILDDMIDTGGTIVQAAEAIIQDGARAVYACCTHPVLSGNAVERIANSSLTELVVTNTIPLSEEAKKVTKIKVLDVSPILGEAIKRIYRAESVSSLFV from the coding sequence GTGGATAAGCTCAGAATATTTACTGGTAATGCAAACAGGGAGCTTACAGAAAAGATATGTAAATTTTTAAAGATTGAACTGGGCAAAGCCAAGGTCGGCAAGTTCAGTGATGGCGAGATCCAGGTGGAGATTGAAGAAAGTGTCAGGGGCATGGATACCTTTCTGGTTCAGCCTACTTGCCCGCCGGTGAGCCACAATCTTATGGAAGTTCTCATTATGCTCGATGCATTGAAAAGGGCATCTGCAGCAAGGATTACCGTGGTAATGCCTTACTACGGGTATGCAAGACAGGACAGGAAGGTTTTTCCGAGGACATCCATATCGGCAAGGCTTGTGGCAAATCTTATTACAATGGCAGGGGCTTCAAGGATTCTTGCCATGGATTTGCATGCCGGGCAAATTCAAGGTTTTTTTGATATTCCCGTTGATCATCTCTATGCACTGCCGGTGCAGCTTGAATATCTCAACAAAATTGAGGGGGAGTTTGTTATTGTCTCTCCCGATGCAGGCGGTGTTGAGAGGGCAAGAGAACTTGGTAAAAGGATGAATTCTTCTTTGGCAATTATCGATAAGAGGAGAGAGAAGGCAAATGTTTCGAAGGTTATGCACATCATTGGAAATGTTGAAAATAAAGTAGCCATCATTCTCGATGATATGATTGATACCGGTGGAACAATAGTTCAGGCGGCTGAAGCGATAATCCAGGATGGCGCCAGGGCTGTTTATGCATGCTGTACACATCCCGTCCTTTCGGGTAATGCCGTAGAAAGAATTGCAAATTCATCACTTACAGAACTTGTTGTCACAAATACGATACCGCTTTCAGAAGAAGCAAAAAAGGTTACTAAAATAAAAGTGCTCGATGTTTCACCAATACTCGGTGAAGCCATTAAAAGAATATACAGGGCTGAGTCTGTAAGCTCGTTATTTGTATAA
- the spoVG gene encoding septation regulator SpoVG has product MDITEVKIFPVSDKKVKAYVSIVLDGCFIVRDLKVINGDSKLFVAMPSKKMKDGSYRDMVHPLDNPTRQKIESSVLEAYEKQVVGKQTD; this is encoded by the coding sequence ATGGATATTACAGAAGTTAAGATTTTCCCTGTAAGTGACAAAAAAGTAAAAGCATACGTGTCTATAGTATTGGATGGTTGTTTTATTGTGAGAGATTTGAAGGTGATAAATGGTGATAGCAAGCTTTTTGTTGCGATGCCGAGTAAAAAGATGAAGGATGGCTCTTACAGGGATATGGTCCACCCTTTAGACAATCCCACAAGACAGAAAATTGAGTCAAGTGTTTTAGAGGCGTATGAAAAACAAGTAGTTGGAAAACAAACTGATTAA